Proteins from one Agelaius phoeniceus isolate bAgePho1 chromosome 10, bAgePho1.hap1, whole genome shotgun sequence genomic window:
- the THPO gene encoding thrombopoietin gives MQGRSPQPSMELNRLLLLTSFLLHVKEDRASPTRLVCDSRLIQKYIMEAKDMEKRVGQCQALPALRCPAVLPLVDFTFQQWKSKSNETKRREILCDLALLLGAAAGAQGQVSDECGARQLSQLYRHANSFFLLLQTFSWEAGHWEPSCSPHSMEQTHISSIFLTYRQLVQGKLRFFFYDLATVSCKQGQGDSRDPPCGAQ, from the exons ATGCAGGGCCGAAGCCCCCAGCCGAGCATGGAGCTGAACA GACTGCTCCTCCTCACATCCTTCCTCCTGCACGTGAAAGAGGACCGTGCCAGCCCAACACGGCTGGTCTGTGACAGCAGACTTATCCAGAAGTACATCATGGAGGCCAAGGACATGGAAAAGAGAGTG GGccagtgccaggccctgcctgcACTCAggtgccctgcagtgctgcccttggTGGACTTCACTTTCCAGCAGTGGAAATCCAAATCg AACGAGACCAAGCGGCGGGAGATCCTGTGTgacctggccctgctgctgggtgctgcagcaggggcccaggGCCAGGTGAGCGACGAGTGCGGGGCCAGGCAGCTGAGCCAGCTTTACCGACATGCCAACTCCttcttcctgctcctgcagaccTTCAGCTGGGAG GCAGGACACTGGGAGCCGAGCTGCTCCCCACACTCCATGGAGCAGACCCACATCTCCAGCATTTTCCTCACCTACCGGCAGCTGGTACAGGGCAAGCTGCGCTTCTTCTTCTACGACCTGGCCACGGTCTCATGCAAGCaaggacagggggacagcagaGACCCTCCATGTGGGGCCCAATGA